From the genome of Argopecten irradians isolate NY unplaced genomic scaffold, Ai_NY scaffold_0584, whole genome shotgun sequence:
ATTCCACGAGGAACATTTCCAGACTGACTATTGCCACCAAGTTCAATTATTTCTTGAATAATAAGGCTGCGGAGATCTTGGCTAATTCCTGTTCCATTATGATATTCTCTAccgtattttgttttttttttcgtgttGCCATCATGAATTGTAGACTTAATTAATCCTCACTGATAAAAACGCGCCAAATGTGTACAATTATATAGAGGGCCCCTGACTGATAAGGGGTGGAGTTTTTaagcttatatataattagcaaaaatgatatgaaactatacattaaatacaatatatgtttGGAGCTTGTgtgtattttgaatgttttaaattgCAATGTATCTaccaattatataattaatataacagTTATGACGCGAAGCTTAAAATATGATTTGACCCTTACCTGGCCCCAAATCATATCAACATTGAACATCTTTAGTATTTCTATTCCGCGAACCAATCAGAAGGCACCCGTTACATGTACCCCGCCAAACCTATATCTACCCGCCAAATCAACCACATCTGCATTGGtctcatacatgtatctacccGCAAAATACTAGCAACATGGAAACACTGCAAATTCAAATCGAGTATGGAGTCGGCAAAGTTAGAAAATTTAACATTCCGGACCAGGTATGTACATTTGAAGAACTGAAATGCGATTTGCAAGGTCGAATCGAAAGTTTGAGAAACAAACTCTTTGGTTTACAATACCTAGATGACGAAGGTGTATGGATCATGGCTGTAAGCGACACGTGTATTACAGAAGCTTTTCGTTGTGCAAGACCTATATCGGGAACAGCAATGCGGAGactaaagttaaaaactttcgATGGAAAATCCCCTACACCTGCAGAAGTTTCTCATCCTCGTGATACATGTACTGCCCTGAAGTCGCTTAAACCTCGGTCACTTACGTTTCCCGACAGTGCAACGGACAAAGTTCAGGAATcggtacatgtacaggtgaCTGACGCACCCGTTTCCAAAACTATCGTTTATAGATCGCCACTGCAAATGATGATGGATGATCTGAATGATGAAGTTCGTGTTAAAATGGTTGAACTTGACAGTGCCAGGGAACAGTTGCATGCATTGGAACGAAAATATTCAAACCACAGTATCAAACAGGACAAAACAAAATCTCAATGTGGCCAGTGTCATATGCGTTTAGGACACACCAAGAGGAATTGCGAGTGGGGAGTGTGTGAGGGGCCGCACATGTGTAATGACATTGATAAACACGATATCgagaaaaaacaaattaacGACGACGCTGCTACTACAGTGAAAACTCTAACGAAAGACATGGAAAAGTTGCGTCAAAATCTTGCATTGAAACAACACAACTATGAAGACACGTGTAATACTTTTTTTGCGAAAGTGTTACCGCATCTTGTAAacacaaatattgataaatattatccAGTGGGTGCATATGGGTTACGTGCTCTGGCAATGAGTGTGATCCACCCGGATATAGCAGTGTTGGAAAAGCATTACCGTGGGGTAGTTCCAAAAGATTTGGACGGAGCGGCGAAATCGTTTTCTCATATCTTGAAAACTGATCGAAGTGTGAAGATTACCAAAACTCGTCCAAGTGATCCCATTAAGGATATGTTGGAACAGAGAGGAGTGAACTTTCCATCCTCCGCCGATGTACATGTGGCCACACCAGCAAACTCCACCATACCTACACCCCCAACCCCCGGGAATACTACTGTCTCCATGAATCCGTATTTTGTTAGTCCACAACACTTCTACTCAACACCAATGCATACATGATTCCCGACCGTCCGACAACCCCTACAGCATCTACTTGCACGCCTATAGTAAATCTACCATTCCCATTACATCTAAATCCTGGGTATCAGGCGCCTTCATCTACAGTGTGTACTAATGAAACTGAGTTACCGGTTCCATTGAAAAAAAGGAGACTTTGAAGGTACACATGTATGCATGATAGCTACATGACAATTGTTTCTACAAAGTGATGATGAACGTTGATCAGAACGATATCGAGTGCCTGAAATCAGTTTAATTGTGGTTAATTGATTATTTAACTTTATTTGATGCATTTACCTTACTAGTAAGTGAGGCAAACAATTTCTTAATTTACAGTTTAACCGGGTGTTTTCAACATTGAAATTATAAACGTCAATTCTGCAACAGACTTGTGTTTTACttattaattca
Proteins encoded in this window:
- the LOC138313075 gene encoding uncharacterized protein, with amino-acid sequence METLQIQIEYGVGKVRKFNIPDQVCTFEELKCDLQGRIESLRNKLFGLQYLDDEGVWIMAVSDTCITEAFRCARPISGTAMRRLKLKTFDGKSPTPAEVSHPRDTCTALKSLKPRSLTFPDSATDKVQESVHVQVTDAPVSKTIVYRSPLQMMMDDLNDEVRVKMVELDSAREQLHALERKYSNHSIKQDKTKSQCGQCHMRLGHTKRNCEWGVCEGPHMCNDIDKHDIEKKQINDDAATTVKTLTKDMEKLRQNLALKQHNYEDTCNTFFAKVLPHLVNTNIDKYYPVGAYGLRALAMSVIHPDIAVLEKHYRGVVPKDLDGAAKSFSHILKTDRSVKITKTRPSDPIKDMLEQRGVNFPSSADVHVATPANSTIPTPPTPGNTTVSMNPYFVSPQHFYSTPMHT